Within Triticum dicoccoides isolate Atlit2015 ecotype Zavitan chromosome 1B, WEW_v2.0, whole genome shotgun sequence, the genomic segment ATACAAATAAATTATTGCAAGTTATAATGCAtgaaagaataaattgcagcaagatataatGCATGAAAAAGCTCATTTCAGCAAGGATTTGGATATAAAAGTACTTATTCCATCAAGGAAATGGAGTATAAAGAAGTGCACACAAGTgataatgcatgaagaagctcattTCAGCAAGGATTTTGATATAAAAGTACTTATTCCAGCAGTGAATGGAGTTATTCCAGCAAAGAAATAGCTCAAGGGCAGTGAAATAGATACCTTAATGTGGTTTGTGTAATGCTCATGATCAAGAACAATCATAAAGTTCTCTTCATCCCGAAGTGCACCACTCAATGATTTGAGGTGCACTATCTGTTTATACTTCCTCTTCCATGTCCTTGTATGATTTGTGATGTGGGTTCCAATTAAGTCGGTGCGGTTAAAATGTTCATTCATAGCCATGGCACAAGCATTCCAATGTACATTCTTGAAGGCGGTACCGGTTCTATGGCCACCAGTCACCACAACACATAGGTTCGCTAGCATGTATGATGACATGGTAGGTCATCTCGAAGCTCACCAATTGCATGGAGCACTCTATGAAAACACCGGCTAACAACTTCCCCGGATCTACCGAAATTCCCTCCAATTACCCTATTCCTGACATTATGACCAACAGTGTGCAAAAACATTGCTACTTGTTGCTCAATAGACATATGGACCGTGTCTTTTAGCAAATTGCGATCTCTAAAGAGTTGACAAAACCGAAAGAATGGTGCCCTCCGAAGCCTGAGCATGTTCACACTAGTTGTATCATTTTTCCATACTTTGTTATCAAAGTACTCTCTTCTCATCCTATCTCTCTCATCAATTGGGGCATATGTAATTGcttctctcctttttctttttctagaTTGAACAACCAAAGCTATCATATTGATAAACCATTAAGCCACTGCCGCACAAATTAACATCTTTATCTTTTTGTCCATCTACAATATAATAGTACAAATGATATAACTTCAACAGGAACAAGTCAACATGTACATCCTCTGTCAAGCAGTACATAGGAAGAGCAGTTAACAAGTTACCTTAGATTTTGGGGAGAAAATCAACGATAGGAAGATGTAGTAGTCCCTGACTTCCCTGTCGCCTTTGACCTGCGTTTGACCTGCGCTACTGCAGCACAAAGAAACAACAAAAAAAGATTAGCATATTAGATAGAAAATCAATGGAGAAAGCACGCATCAGTACATATGGCCGCCGCAGTACACGAAGCAAGTTTGGCTGCATAGCTAGCAAGATCCACGCAGCAAGCAGTGCCAAGCAGCTAGCAGGCCGGTGTACCGCGCACAACACCTGCTCTCAGGCGGCGCACAACATGCGCACTTGCCGGACAGATGCAGGGCCGGCGCAGCACCCGCGCACGGGGCGCACAACACCCGCGCACGGGGCGCAAGGCGCGCCGGCCGGAGAGAAGCAGGGACGGCGTCGTCATCCGCAGGCCTCCGGCGGCCGCGCGCGGCACTCACCTGTGCTGACCGTCGCTGCCATGACCTCTGATGGCAGATGTGGAGCGGAGGAAAAGAAGGAGAGAGCCACGACGCTGCGCACTCACCGTCGTCGCCGGGCTTCGATTTGCCGGCGCCGCTGCGCACTCACCGCCGTCGTCGGGCTTCGATCTGCCGCCGCCGCTGGAAGGGAGAGAAGAGAGATGGAAAGAGGAAAAGAGATAAGGTTGCCCTTTTGTGGGAGGTGAATGAAACGAGACGGCGCCGAAAAACGTTTCGCGGGCTCCCTTCGCGCCCCCCGCGCGCGCGGGATGCCCACATCTGCGAGATTTTCGCAGACCCGCGGAGCCGAGTTTTGGACGAATATTCGAAGCATTTAGCCATCTTTATCCCAACTCGTCCGTGAAACAAACGACTGCTATCCACTTAAAAAACTGCTATCCTTATCCCATGGAGGGATAGCCCAGCATCCAAACGCATGACTGGTGGAGAATGGAGAGGCGAGAGTGAGACCGTGAGACATTTGGGGAGAAGACAGGTCATCCCTCTTTGCAGCTCCTTCAATTTTAGTCCTTTTTTTTTTTACATTTCGTTTTTTTACTTTTGACCCTGGTACCTAAAACTATAGAAAAGAAATACTGATTGAGTATGCCTCTTTGAATTTTACTGTTTTATTAGTAATTACTAATTTCTCCTATATAATAAAAAAACTAGGAATTTATTTTTACTGCATTCCTTACAAAATTTAGTACCCACTCAAAACTTTTGTAAAAATTGTATTTTCCGTGGTGCAATAAAATAAACTTGTTTTCCTGACTCACTTGTGTTTTAAGTTTCACTAAACGAAAATGTTATTTGCAAATGTCCGCCACGAGGCCGCTCACCTGCCTTTTACTTCTTTAGCTAAGCAAATATGCAAGTCCATCCGGAGACAGGGTGGAGCCCACAATCTCCCCCTCAACCCTGACAGAGGGTCTTGAAGTCGATGGACGATGATCCCGATTTTGCCGTGCAGCTCCTGGAAGCATACACGGCCAAGAGCCTTCGTCGGGATGTCGACCTTCTACTTACCAGTCCTGATGAACTCCACATCCACCGTGCCCTTCTCGACATAGTCACGTATAAAGTGATAGTGAAGATCGATGTGCTTGCTGCAATCATGAAGTACTTGGTTCTTGCAGAGGAAAATCGCCAATTTGTTCTCAACGAAGATGAGTGCAGGGGCATTGTCTTGGTTCAACATCTTGCCGAGAAGACGAGCCAGCCATATCCCCTGACATGTTGTTGTAGCTACCGTGATGTGTACACCATCTCGCACGAAGAAGTGGTGACAACGTTCTACCTCACCGATTGCCAGCTGATGAGACTGCTCCCGAGGAAGAACAACACATAGAGTTGCTCTTGTGGAGTCCACGTCACCAGCGTGGTCGGAGTTGCTGTAGCCGACCAGGTTCTTGTCGTCGCCACGGCGATACACACATCTATGTGTGATCGTGCCCGCGATGTACCAAAGCAGGTGACGGCTGCGAGATGACCATTGGTGGGAGTCTCCATGCACCTGCTCAGGAACCTGACGGTGAATGAGATATCCGACCGGGTGTGCAAGTGATATCCTAGGCTGCCGATGAGGATTTGATAGAAAGTAGCGCCCACCAGCTTATCCTTGCTCTCTTTGATGAGCTTCCACCGTGCCTCCATCGGGGAGTGCACGGCATGGCAATCTACCATGCCTGCTCGCTCGAGCATCTTGGCAGCATAGGCCGCTTGAATGATCGTCCTGCGACCATGCTCCTAGTTCTCGTCCAGCCCGAGGTATACCGGAGCAGCCCAGGTTGCTCATTCTGAAGAGGCGCTTCGTCCCCTCTTGAGGCGGAGCATCTCGGTGTGCTTGACACCAGCGATGACGAGGTCCTCGACGTAGATGTCGACGATGAGCTGTGTCTCCCTGGTTCCATGTGTGTAAACGCCGTGCTTGGGGGCGCTACAAGCGAAGCCGAGTCCAGCTTGGCGTTCAACGCCCTCAGTGTTTTTCAGTGCCCGTACAAGGCCTTGTGAAGCTTGCACATGCCCTGCTCGCGTCCTTCGGTGATGAAGCCAGGTGGCTGGGAGACATAGATCTCCTCCTCAAGGTTACCGTTAAGGAATGTTGATTTGATGTCCATGTGGTGGACCTCCCAGCCTTGATGTGCCGCTAGGGCAAGGATCAATCGAACGGACTCGAGCCTTGCCACGAGTGTGAAGACTTCCTCGAAGTCCACCCCTGCGCGCTGCACATACCTTTTTGCGATTAGTCGGACCTTGAGCTTGACGATGGCACCGTACTCGTCCTTATTTACCTTGAACACTCACTTGAGCCCAATAGCTCGATGTACTACAGGCAGATTGGTGAGTGTCCACATAGCGTTGTTGTCGATTAATGATAGCTCGTCCAGCATCGCGCGGCATCAACAGTCCTCAATCTCCGCCTCAGCGAACGTGGTCGGCTCCTCGCTGGCCATCGGATAAACACCTCATCGGCATTGAGGCTCTCCCCCAATTGTGGTGGCTCCGCGAGAAGGTCACCGGTGCATCGGTATCGGTGTAGGCTGCCAACACTGTCATCGGCGTTGATCAGATCCGACCGCGCTGTCGGTGGAGTTGCAAATTGAACTGACACGACCTCGCTCAGGGTGTCCGGGGTCAATGAGCGCGGGGTTGCTGTGCCCGCGGTGCTCGGAGCCACTGGACATGGGGCTGCAGTGCTCGGGGTTGTTGCACCTGGGGACGTTGAGCTCGGTGTCGTTTTGCCCGGAGTGGCTATTGTGCTCGGGGTTGCTGCTCGAACACAAACACTTGTGCACACCATGTACTGTACGATGAAGGAGTTGCCCGATGGACCTCTTCCGGCGCCTCCCAGCTCCAACGCGCCTCTTAGTCAAAGACAACGTCGCGGGAGATGTGCACGCATTTCGTGACAGGGTCATATATCCTGTACGCCTTGGAACCCGTCTTGTAGCCAATGAATAGCATCGAGGTGCTCCTGCCGTCGAGTTTTTTCAGCTGTCATGACCCGCAACCGAAGACGCGAGGCTTCCTCCCGTGCCACGCCTCATACGGTGTCATGCCATTTACGCTCCATGTCCAGTTTTATTATTGAGAGCATGACATTTTATTATTATTGACATGATATTTTCATTGTAAAGAGGGTGAACATTTTAATGTTGAGAGTATTCCATTTTTTATTGCATGTCATTTTTTGGGCTTATCCAGATAAAATGTTTATCTAGATGAATGCAGTCATATAAAGTATCACAACaatttttaattattttcagagCATGCCATTTttataaatttgtgcatattttttgTTAATGGCCTTTTTAATATAGAGGATGACAGCTTTAAAGTTTAGCATGACAAAAACAAATTCTGGACCACTCGACTTTTTTTTGTGTTAAAGTTATAGTGTAGCAATTATAAACAAAAAAAAACACTTGAACAGCCAGAAGCGGCCGTTGGGAGCTCCTCCCTCTGGGGAACGAATCGTCATTCTAAATCATGCCACTTGTGAAATTGACACTAACATGCATAATCTGAAAAAAGAAAGTCATGCTCAACAACTTGAATTTAAGCAATTCAGCACTGCTCATTTACATCCCAACCATCTCAGACTAGCTTTCCCCTGCTACACGAAACAAGGCCCAACTCACAAAGTCCTACGACACAGGCGGGGCGAAACTCATAAGAGAGACTAAGAACACAAGGCTGCAGCAGGATCCATCCAGCATATTCAGAAATTCAGATGCACATCGGTCCACATACATCAACACTCATGAAACATGCAGCGAGAGGCCAGAGAGGCGCGCGCGCGCTGGGCTCTCTCGTGTGGATCGATCATAGTACATGCGTCGGTTTAGCAGGAGGGCACGGGCACCTTGCAGGCGGCCATGACCTTCTTGCCGTTGGGGGAGTCGACGTACTGCTTGAGGTTGGGGTCGCGCGCGTACTGGCACATGCATGGCTGCTGCTCCTTCATCTTGCTGCAGCACGACGCCGTGGGCGCCGCGTTCCCGACGATGGCCCCCGCGCACGGGGTGAGCTGCAGCGCGTCGCAGGTCGCCGCCTCCGCGCCCGCCGGCGCCACCATCAGCACCACCGCCGAGAAGGCCAGGAGCGCCACCACCAGCTGGGCCAAGTACTTCATGGCGTCTCTCTGAAACAACAGATTGATCGACTAGTAGTGCGCTAGTGGCCACTGCAAGTATGGCTTCAGATGGGTGTGAGCGTTTGGGGTGAGATGAGTGCTATTTATAGGCTTTCGATCGAGAGAGCTTGGCAGTGTAGCTTGCATGGTGACCACGCTGAGCTGAGCACAAGTGTAGTCTACACTGTGTAGACGTGGCTAGCTAGTGCGGAGCAAGCGTGCAACGCAGATTGGCTGAATTCATATAGGTGCCATCTTGTCAGGAGCACATCGCGTTTATGGAAGACAGGATGATGAGCAGAAATGGTCCACGCACTGCGCCACTGCGCCACTCGACGCAAAACTGAAAGGGGATAATATAGGGCCTTGCTTCGGTAGACCCCCCAACAAAACGTAGAAGGGCAGAATTGGCATACGAAAGAAACGTATGCCCACCTCGTATTGTACAGCTCTGCCGGGCATACGTATACCGCGCGCATGAAAAAAAAAAGTACCCATGATCTGGGCCCGCCCCCATCTTCTCGCCCGCCCATCTAGTCGCCCGCCCGCTAATCACAGTATTTCCAGAGTTGGCGATCGCCGCCGCAGCGGATTGCCGCCGTCCGAACCCCGTGCGAGGCCACCCTCGCCGTCCCAACGTCGCCCGTCGCCGCCCTCGGCGTCTggacgtcgcccgccgccgcccccgtcgccgcatcTCACCGTCCCAACTTCACCCGTCGCCGCATCTCGCCGTCCCAACGTCGCCCGTCCCAACGTCGCCCGTCCCAACTTCGCCCGACGACGCGGACGTGAAGGGCCCGACGTCTgacgctgccctcgccgcccgaaCCCCGTCCGACACCGCCCTCGCCGTCGCAACGTCGTCCGTCGCCACATC encodes:
- the LOC119349368 gene encoding non-specific lipid-transfer protein 2-like; protein product: MKYLAQLVVALLAFSAVVLMVAPAGAEAATCDALQLTPCAGAIVGNAAPTASCCSKMKEQQPCMCQYARDPNLKQYVDSPNGKKVMAACKVPVPSC